In the genome of Balneola sp., one region contains:
- the leuB gene encoding 3-isopropylmalate dehydrogenase encodes MEKRIAVLAGDGIGPEVVKQAIKVLNAISHRYKHVFVYDFALVGAAAIDETGSPLPDETIEACQLADAILFGAIGDPKYDDNPKAKVRPEQGLLQLRKTLGLYANIRPVQLFESLIERSPLKEDRITGTDLVVYRELTGGIYFGEKGRAKDGKSAYDHCSYTTEEISRIAKMAFEAAGRRRKKLTLVDKANVLETSRLWRETVQKLSEHYPEIEVEYLFVDNAAMQVIQRPNQFDVILTENMFGDIISDETSVITGSIGLLPSASVGRDTSLYEPIHGSYPQAAGKDIANPVATILSAAMMLESFEMFEEAKRVRTTVSKVIEKGLVTPDLNPEDFISCSKVGDIIALLIESDVEEEADFDNVFEGSLPLI; translated from the coding sequence ATGGAAAAACGTATTGCAGTATTAGCTGGAGATGGTATTGGTCCTGAAGTAGTAAAACAGGCCATTAAGGTTCTAAATGCCATTTCTCATAGATATAAGCATGTTTTTGTTTATGATTTCGCTCTTGTGGGTGCGGCAGCAATTGACGAAACCGGAAGCCCTCTTCCTGATGAAACCATAGAGGCCTGCCAGTTAGCAGATGCGATTCTTTTTGGAGCTATTGGCGACCCTAAATACGATGATAATCCCAAAGCGAAAGTGAGACCGGAGCAAGGCTTACTTCAGCTTCGAAAAACCCTTGGGTTATATGCGAATATCCGACCGGTTCAATTGTTTGAGTCATTAATTGAACGATCCCCTTTAAAAGAAGACCGAATTACCGGAACTGATTTAGTAGTATACCGCGAATTGACCGGTGGCATTTACTTTGGAGAAAAGGGAAGAGCAAAGGACGGAAAATCGGCTTATGATCACTGCAGCTATACGACCGAAGAAATTTCACGGATAGCAAAAATGGCTTTTGAGGCAGCAGGTCGAAGACGAAAAAAGCTTACCCTGGTTGACAAGGCAAATGTGCTGGAAACTTCACGCTTATGGAGAGAAACGGTACAAAAGCTATCGGAACACTACCCAGAAATCGAAGTGGAATACTTATTTGTAGATAATGCTGCCATGCAGGTTATTCAGCGCCCCAACCAGTTTGATGTGATTTTGACCGAAAATATGTTCGGAGATATCATATCAGACGAAACAAGCGTAATTACTGGATCTATTGGCTTATTGCCTTCCGCCTCGGTTGGTCGTGATACATCTCTTTACGAGCCCATTCACGGGAGCTATCCTCAGGCTGCCGGGAAAGACATCGCCAATCCTGTAGCAACCATCTTATCAGCAGCCATGATGCTGGAAAGTTTTGAGATGTTTGAAGAAGCTAAGCGTGTGAGAACTACCGTTAGTAAGGTCATTGAGAAAGGATTGGTCACTCCTGATTTAAATCCCGAGGATTTTATTTCCTGTTCTAAAGTTGGAGATATAATCGCTCTTCTTATAGAATCTGATGTAGAAGAAGAAGCGGATTTCGATAATGTATTTGAAGGTAGTTTGCCGTTGATTTAA